The Alcaligenes aquatilis genome contains the following window.
GCCTTGCATGAGCAGTGTGTACTGACCCCTCATGCAGGAGAGTTCGCCCGCGTCTTTGAAACTGCACCGGATCGGTTGGAGGCGGCGCGTTTGGCCGCTCGACAATGCGGTGCCGTGCTGGTTCTGAAGGGTGCGGATACTGTCATTGCTGCGCCGGATGGGCGGGCCTTGATCAATGCCTGCGCACCGCCCTGGCTGGCCACTGGGGGCAGCGGGGATGTCTTGGCAGGCCTTGTCTGCGGTCTGCTGACCCAGGGCATGCCTGCTTTTGAGGCAGCGGGTGCCGCTGTTTGGCTGCATTCACAAGCCGCCCTGGAGTTTGGTCCCGGCCTGATTCCGGAGGATTTGATCGCCGTGCTGCCGCGTGTTTGGCAGCGCCTTTTATCCAGGGCCTAAGGCTTACTTGCGTGGGGAGCGTTGGTAGGCCAGCGCCACAATCCCGCTTAGCACCACCGCTCCACCCAGCAATTGAGTGGAGTTCAAGGTCTGTTTTAAAATCAGCCAGCCCAGAATCAGGGATGCCACCGGCTCCATGTTCATGAAGGGGGCATTGCGTGTCATGTCCAGTCGGGGAGCCAGCACAAACAGGGTGACAAAGCCCGTGGTGTACAGCACACAGACCAGTGACAGGGCAATCCAGCCTGTGGCGTCATGGGGCAAGGCAGAACCACCGGGCAGCAGTCCCAGGGGGCTGAGCGCAATCAGGCAGACCAGCGTTTGGCTGATGGTACAGAAACTGCGCACCAGACCGGGCAGAGGGGCCAGTTTATTTTCTGTAACCCACAGACCCATGGCAAACGTCAGGGCCGTCAGCAGGCTGCACACCACACCCAGCACCCATTGCCCATCCAGCGTTGCGCCCTGAATCAGGCTGGGGGTGTCCAGCGCCAGCAAGAGGCCAATCAGAATGGCCACCATGATGATGGAGGTCTTGCGAGTCGGTTTGTGCCCGCCCAGTATCCAGGTCAACAAGGCCAACAGAATCGGGTACATATTGGCCACCAGCAAGGCCAGGGCCACGGGGATACGCGCGATGGAAGAGTAGATCAGCATGCACTGCATGGTGATCAGCGCGCCCAGCAACAGTTGCCAGCCCAGATATTGACGCGGCACATGCAAGGCTTGTTTGCGCCAGATGAGCAGCATGCTCAAGGCCAGAGTAGCCACGGCGGAGCGGAAAATAACCGAGATGATCAGCCCGGTACCATGGTCCAGTGCGACTTTTGCTGCAATATGGTTGGCGGCAAAGGAGCTGCCCAGCATTAACAGCAAAATAATGGCAAGGTGGCGGGGCAGTAAGGTAGGGGATGTGGCGGGGGGCATGCTGCTTATTTCAAGTTTAAAGTGCG
Protein-coding sequences here:
- a CDS encoding EamA family transporter, which produces MPPATSPTLLPRHLAIILLLMLGSSFAANHIAAKVALDHGTGLIISVIFRSAVATLALSMLLIWRKQALHVPRQYLGWQLLLGALITMQCMLIYSSIARIPVALALLVANMYPILLALLTWILGGHKPTRKTSIIMVAILIGLLLALDTPSLIQGATLDGQWVLGVVCSLLTALTFAMGLWVTENKLAPLPGLVRSFCTISQTLVCLIALSPLGLLPGGSALPHDATGWIALSLVCVLYTTGFVTLFVLAPRLDMTRNAPFMNMEPVASLILGWLILKQTLNSTQLLGGAVVLSGIVALAYQRSPRK